A genomic region of Candidatus Eisenbacteria bacterium contains the following coding sequences:
- a CDS encoding TonB-dependent receptor: MKLHTLLLVAVAVGLALLAWAAEAALAVGVTGKVLDPAGRPVPLAAVSVPAARVGTVTDEGGEFALDLPAGPAKLVIQRIGYERIELSLTVAAGMAPLSVKLGEVSVPLAEITVTTSSFGKTGKGEGAVLSRMEVMTTPGGAADIFQSLRALPGINAPAEGAALYVRGGDPRETLVRLDGSDIGHPYHYEGASGGLFTALDTYMLKSAFFSSGGFSARYGGALSGVLDIESQDDLERRTVSVGANMAGFSAAGSWAFVPDRLSLVATARVTFPELLYKIYGGPHEYQTAPSSRDIAARLICRYSPTGKAALTYLGGHDGVGVQAHYLNFEGTYDNVSSNRYAALQVKDVIAGKVSVRAQGALQDFRTDWSFGPVGAGLRERGAQASLDALWPLGPDHELAFGGVLRRPDAEITGRFPADSTDFQPGSPTREYATRVRVDYPGFYAEDKVHLGGPLYATVGARFDHVSSPSTWTADPRAALAWRVDDHQTVRVATGRYHQLPDPRYQDPAYGYPGLGPLSATHVIAGYEWKSEHTNVRLEGYAKSYRDLVITSPTTFYANGGHGRARGVDVFVQGSRAALSGWVSYGYLDAKRLELDAKTEMPASAGVKHSLTLVGQYRLSSSTEVGVKFNVTSGRPYTPVAGAVYDTVRHNWRPLYGDHNSGLLPPYNRLDVRLTRLFKIGRVFGLPASSVCATYIEALNVLGRRNVLDYYYNQDYTRTYVEESYFSRRFLVGGVSLSW, encoded by the coding sequence GTGAAGCTGCACACGCTCCTGCTGGTCGCCGTCGCCGTGGGCCTGGCGCTGCTGGCGTGGGCTGCCGAGGCGGCACTGGCTGTCGGCGTGACCGGGAAGGTGCTCGATCCGGCGGGCCGGCCGGTCCCGCTGGCCGCCGTGAGCGTTCCGGCGGCACGAGTGGGCACGGTGACCGACGAGGGCGGGGAGTTCGCCCTGGACCTCCCGGCCGGCCCGGCGAAACTCGTGATCCAGCGCATCGGTTACGAGCGGATCGAGCTGAGCCTGACCGTGGCCGCGGGCATGGCGCCACTCTCGGTAAAGCTGGGCGAGGTAAGCGTGCCGCTCGCGGAGATCACCGTGACCACCTCCTCCTTCGGCAAGACCGGCAAGGGCGAGGGCGCGGTACTGAGCCGCATGGAGGTGATGACCACGCCGGGCGGGGCGGCCGACATCTTCCAGTCCCTGCGGGCGCTGCCGGGGATCAACGCGCCCGCGGAAGGGGCGGCGCTGTACGTGCGCGGCGGCGACCCGCGCGAGACGCTGGTGCGCCTCGACGGCAGCGATATCGGCCACCCCTACCACTACGAAGGCGCCTCGGGAGGCCTGTTCACCGCGCTGGACACCTACATGCTCAAGAGCGCGTTCTTCTCCAGCGGGGGCTTCTCCGCACGCTACGGAGGGGCGCTGTCCGGGGTGCTGGACATCGAGAGCCAGGACGACCTGGAGCGGCGCACGGTGTCGGTGGGCGCCAACATGGCCGGGTTCTCGGCGGCCGGCAGCTGGGCGTTCGTTCCGGATCGGCTTTCGCTGGTGGCCACCGCGCGCGTCACCTTCCCGGAACTCCTGTACAAGATCTACGGCGGGCCCCACGAGTACCAGACCGCGCCCAGCAGCCGCGACATCGCGGCGCGGCTGATCTGCCGCTACTCCCCCACGGGCAAGGCCGCCCTGACCTACCTGGGAGGCCACGACGGCGTGGGGGTGCAGGCCCACTACCTGAACTTCGAGGGCACCTACGACAACGTCTCCAGCAACCGCTACGCCGCGCTGCAGGTCAAGGACGTGATCGCCGGGAAGGTCTCGGTGCGGGCGCAGGGCGCGCTGCAGGACTTCCGCACCGACTGGTCGTTCGGCCCGGTGGGCGCGGGCCTGCGCGAGCGCGGCGCGCAGGCTTCGCTGGACGCGCTGTGGCCGCTCGGGCCCGACCATGAACTGGCCTTCGGAGGCGTGCTGCGTCGCCCGGACGCGGAGATCACCGGCCGATTCCCGGCCGACAGCACCGACTTCCAGCCCGGCTCCCCCACGCGCGAGTATGCCACCCGCGTGCGCGTGGACTATCCCGGCTTCTACGCCGAGGACAAGGTGCACCTGGGAGGGCCGCTCTACGCCACGGTGGGTGCGCGGTTCGACCACGTCTCCAGCCCGTCCACATGGACCGCCGACCCGCGCGCCGCGCTGGCGTGGCGCGTGGACGACCACCAGACGGTGCGCGTGGCCACGGGGCGCTATCACCAGCTGCCGGATCCCCGCTACCAGGATCCCGCGTACGGCTACCCGGGCCTGGGGCCGCTGTCGGCCACGCACGTCATCGCCGGATACGAATGGAAGTCCGAGCACACCAACGTGCGCCTGGAGGGCTACGCCAAGAGCTACCGCGACCTGGTGATCACCTCGCCCACGACGTTCTACGCCAACGGCGGGCACGGTCGCGCCCGGGGCGTGGATGTCTTCGTGCAGGGCTCGCGCGCGGCGCTGTCCGGGTGGGTGTCGTACGGCTACCTGGACGCGAAGCGGCTGGAGCTGGACGCGAAGACCGAGATGCCGGCCTCCGCGGGGGTGAAGCACTCGCTCACCCTGGTGGGGCAGTACCGGCTCTCGTCCTCGACCGAGGTGGGGGTGAAGTTCAACGTCACCAGCGGGCGGCCCTACACGCCGGTGGCCGGCGCGGTGTACGATACCGTGCGCCACAACTGGCGGCCGCTCTACGGCGACCACAACTCGGGGCTGCTCCCGCCGTACAACCGGCTGGACGTGCGCCTGACGCGGCTGTTCAAGATCGGCAGGGTGTTCGGATTGCCGGCCAGCAGCGTGTGCGCCACCTACATCGAGGCGCTGAACGTGCTCGGCAGACGGAACGTCCTGGACTACTACTACAATCAGGACTACACCCGGACCTACGTGGAGGAGTCCTACTTCAGCCGCCGCTTCCTCGTGGGCGGCGTGTCGCTGAGCTGGTGA
- a CDS encoding electron transfer flavoprotein-ubiquinone oxidoreductase: MPPERESLEFDALFVGAGPAGLAGAIHLAQLAAGHNEAAGAGGKKLPELNIAVIEKGAEVGSHGLSGAVMDPRGLDELLPDWRARGCPVESPVTSDDVMLLTAGGQFRLPVVPAPLQNHGNSVVSLGNLVRWMAVQAEELGVNVFPGFPAREPLLESGKLLGVRCADTGLNRSGQPKGGHQPGADLLARATVLCEGPRGTVTKILDRELGLTRGRDPMVYSTGVKEVWEMPAGRAPAGRVVHTMGWPLPADTFGGGFLYGMSGDRWAVGMVTGLDYGNPNTSPHVMLQMLKTHPFIRPLLEGGKMVSYGAKAIPEGGLFSIPKLAFPGGLICGDSASMLNGMRLKGIHLAIKSGMLAAETIFEALLEDDFGEPVLAGYERRFRDSWAYRELHGVRNFHAGFQGGFWAGLLSSGIQMFTGGGFGDTHVRHAGHERMRKLADYGPGGPPNFEFRPDGALTFDRLTDVFHSGTTHEEDQPCHLVVRDTEICATRCREEYGNPCQHFCPAQVYEMEESATGGRLELKINASNCVHCKTCDIMDPYQIIDWTTPEGGGGPDYKNL; this comes from the coding sequence ATGCCACCCGAGAGGGAATCGCTCGAGTTCGACGCGCTGTTCGTGGGCGCGGGGCCCGCGGGGCTGGCCGGGGCCATCCACCTGGCGCAGCTGGCGGCGGGCCACAACGAGGCCGCCGGCGCGGGCGGGAAGAAGCTGCCCGAGCTGAACATCGCGGTGATCGAAAAGGGCGCGGAGGTGGGCTCGCACGGCCTCTCCGGCGCGGTGATGGACCCGCGCGGCCTGGACGAGCTGCTCCCCGACTGGCGTGCGCGCGGCTGCCCCGTGGAAAGCCCGGTCACCTCCGACGACGTGATGCTGCTCACCGCCGGCGGCCAGTTCCGCCTGCCGGTGGTGCCCGCGCCGCTGCAGAACCACGGCAACTCCGTGGTGTCGCTGGGCAACCTGGTGCGCTGGATGGCAGTACAGGCCGAGGAACTGGGCGTGAACGTGTTTCCCGGCTTCCCGGCCCGGGAGCCGCTGCTGGAATCGGGGAAGCTCCTGGGCGTGCGCTGCGCCGACACCGGGCTCAACAGGTCCGGCCAGCCCAAGGGCGGCCACCAGCCCGGCGCGGACCTGCTGGCGCGGGCCACGGTGCTGTGCGAGGGACCGCGCGGGACGGTCACCAAGATCCTGGACCGCGAGCTGGGGCTCACCAGGGGCCGCGACCCGATGGTGTACTCCACCGGGGTGAAGGAAGTCTGGGAGATGCCCGCGGGTCGGGCTCCCGCCGGTCGCGTGGTGCACACCATGGGCTGGCCGCTGCCCGCCGACACCTTCGGCGGCGGCTTTCTCTACGGCATGAGCGGCGACCGCTGGGCGGTGGGCATGGTCACCGGGCTCGACTACGGCAACCCCAACACCAGCCCGCACGTGATGCTGCAGATGCTCAAGACGCACCCGTTCATCCGCCCGCTGCTCGAGGGCGGGAAGATGGTCAGCTACGGCGCCAAGGCGATTCCGGAGGGCGGCCTGTTCTCGATCCCGAAGCTGGCCTTCCCCGGCGGGCTGATCTGCGGCGACTCGGCCTCGATGCTGAACGGGATGCGCCTCAAGGGCATCCACCTGGCCATCAAGTCCGGCATGCTGGCCGCGGAGACGATCTTCGAGGCGCTGCTCGAGGATGATTTCGGCGAGCCGGTCCTGGCCGGCTACGAGCGCCGCTTCCGCGACAGCTGGGCATACCGCGAATTGCACGGGGTGCGCAACTTCCACGCCGGCTTCCAGGGCGGCTTCTGGGCCGGGCTGTTGAGCTCCGGCATCCAGATGTTCACCGGCGGCGGCTTCGGCGACACTCATGTGAGGCACGCGGGGCACGAGCGGATGAGGAAGCTCGCGGACTATGGCCCCGGCGGCCCGCCGAATTTCGAATTCAGGCCCGACGGCGCGCTCACCTTCGACCGGCTCACCGACGTGTTCCACTCGGGCACCACGCACGAGGAGGACCAGCCCTGCCACCTGGTGGTGCGCGACACTGAAATCTGCGCCACCCGGTGCCGCGAGGAGTACGGCAACCCGTGCCAGCACTTCTGCCCCGCGCAGGTGTACGAGATGGAGGAGAGCGCCACGGGCGGGCGGCTGGAGCTCAAGATCAACGCGTCCAATTGCGTCCACTGCAAGACGTGCGACATCATGGACCCGTACCAGATCATCGACTGGACCACGCCGGAGGGCGGCGGCGGCCCGGATTACAAGAACCTCTAA
- a CDS encoding prohibitin family protein: MRGPGTGPLYGLLGVVAVILLLSNLFTVVPAGNVGVLDTFGIVSGRALPAGINMKNPFARCIKMPIKTQELKETMDVPSKEGLSVQLEASVLFHLDPTKAPEIYKTVGRNYVEVLLEPQFRSVTRGVTSLYEAKALYTSVREELAMLVTKDLGLVVGPRGILIENTPLRKVTLPQGLMASIEEKLRAEQESQRMQFVLTKEKQEAERKRIEAQGISDFQTIVTRGISDNLLRWKGIEATLEIAKSTNAKVVIVGSGKDGLPIIMDTK, encoded by the coding sequence ATGAGGGGTCCGGGCACGGGTCCGCTGTACGGTCTGCTGGGTGTCGTGGCGGTGATCCTGCTGCTGTCCAACCTGTTCACGGTGGTGCCCGCGGGCAATGTGGGGGTGCTGGACACCTTCGGAATCGTCTCCGGGCGCGCGCTGCCGGCGGGCATCAACATGAAGAACCCGTTCGCGCGCTGCATCAAGATGCCGATCAAGACGCAGGAGCTGAAGGAGACCATGGACGTGCCCTCCAAGGAGGGCCTGAGCGTGCAACTGGAAGCCAGCGTGCTGTTCCACCTCGACCCCACCAAGGCGCCGGAGATCTACAAGACCGTGGGGCGCAACTACGTGGAGGTGCTGTTGGAGCCGCAGTTCCGATCGGTCACCCGCGGCGTCACCTCCCTGTACGAGGCCAAGGCCCTGTACACCTCGGTGCGCGAGGAACTGGCGATGCTGGTGACCAAGGACCTGGGGCTGGTGGTGGGCCCGCGGGGCATCCTCATCGAGAACACGCCCCTGCGCAAGGTCACCCTACCGCAGGGCCTGATGGCCTCGATCGAGGAGAAGCTCCGGGCCGAGCAGGAGAGCCAGCGGATGCAGTTCGTGCTCACCAAGGAGAAGCAGGAGGCCGAGCGCAAGCGCATCGAGGCGCAGGGCATCTCCGACTTCCAGACCATCGTGACCCGCGGCATCAGCGACAACCTGCTCCGCTGGAAGGGCATCGAGGCCACCCTGGAGATCGCCAAGAGCACCAACGCCAAGGTGGTGATCGTGGGCAGCGGCAAGGACGGCCTGCCGATCATCATGGACACGAAGTAG
- a CDS encoding sensor histidine kinase, giving the protein MTNADPMTRPAPRPRVLRGLVRLAWQQPLYAIPFAIFFGTMFARGWSGFLLSYKVSLVLSYTIGLGVWAAGTTVVRRLFRSRPDCDAPIWQVAAAYTAGSLLGAYAGGVIVQMAVLPGFLGGTRELVVMGLYTVLFCALFMAISYARVFHLRAVERARAVETIRAELAQAELRALRAQVNPHFLFNTLNSIAALIPENPKAAEETTTLLAEVFRFSLSASGREHTALGEELAFLRACLRIESTRLGARLNVREEIEPGLDTLPVPSLLLQPLVENAVRHGVAATPRGGTVRIAARREGALLHIEIADDGPGMESAPADSADGFGLRSVRERLLALGPPHSLEIDTRPGSGTRVRVTLPCEPAATTAPPPKE; this is encoded by the coding sequence ATGACGAACGCAGACCCGATGACCCGGCCCGCGCCCCGCCCCCGCGTCCTGCGGGGCCTGGTTCGCCTCGCGTGGCAACAGCCGCTCTACGCCATTCCGTTCGCGATCTTCTTCGGGACCATGTTCGCGCGGGGCTGGAGCGGTTTCCTGCTGAGCTACAAGGTCTCGCTGGTCCTTTCCTACACCATCGGCCTGGGAGTGTGGGCCGCGGGGACGACGGTGGTGCGCCGCCTGTTCCGGTCCCGTCCGGACTGCGACGCCCCCATCTGGCAGGTTGCGGCAGCCTACACCGCCGGCTCCCTGCTCGGTGCCTACGCCGGCGGAGTGATCGTGCAGATGGCGGTGCTCCCCGGCTTCCTGGGCGGCACGCGGGAGCTGGTGGTCATGGGGCTGTACACGGTGCTGTTCTGCGCCCTGTTCATGGCCATCAGCTACGCGCGGGTGTTCCACCTCCGCGCCGTGGAACGGGCGCGGGCGGTGGAGACCATCCGCGCGGAGCTGGCGCAGGCCGAACTGCGGGCGCTGCGGGCGCAGGTGAACCCCCACTTCCTGTTCAACACCCTGAACTCCATCGCGGCGCTGATCCCGGAGAACCCGAAGGCCGCCGAGGAGACCACCACGCTGCTGGCCGAGGTCTTCCGCTTCTCGCTCTCCGCTTCCGGACGCGAGCACACGGCCCTGGGAGAGGAACTGGCCTTCCTGCGCGCGTGCCTGCGGATCGAGAGCACCCGGCTCGGGGCGCGATTGAACGTGAGGGAGGAGATCGAGCCCGGCCTGGACACCCTCCCGGTGCCCAGCCTGCTGCTCCAGCCGCTGGTGGAGAACGCCGTCCGCCATGGGGTCGCCGCCACTCCTCGCGGCGGCACGGTGCGCATCGCGGCCCGTCGCGAGGGCGCGCTGCTGCACATCGAGATCGCGGACGACGGCCCCGGCATGGAGAGCGCCCCGGCGGACTCCGCAGACGGCTTCGGCCTGCGCTCGGTCCGCGAGCGACTGCTCGCGCTCGGCCCGCCGCACTCCCTGGAAATCGACACACGACCCGGCTCCGGCACGCGCGTGCGCGTGACGCTGCCCTGCGAACCGGCCGCCACCACCGCCCCACCACCGAAGGAGTGA
- a CDS encoding MFS transporter, translated as MKRSTLPIVFLIIFLDMLGFGLIIPILPAYIGWFGAGPLAYGVVLASYSLMQLIFSPLWGRLSDRIGRRPVVLISVVGSVLGFTLMGVARTFLMLLLSRVITGIMNSNIAAAQSIIADITPPRDRAKRMGLTGVAFGLGFVFGPALGGILSRFSSWGPGFLVRAGEALVGGSAQRLDFGAPAMFAAMLSVVSLVLAATLLPETNPEHLRSTARSAGPRAWLAAVSRRDVGVLIVLFFFSTLAQSISTSMIPLFLKEHSAQYGFRPDRVAENTGYLMAFVGVMVAITQGGIIRPLLKVLREPWLIVAGMLLMAISLVWLPYSPSIPILMGSLLFLAVGSGIGTPSLTSLISRRTDAAMQGVVLGAAQSMSSFARFLGPLWGGVTHERLGHAAPYVSGGIFMVLAFIISLTALRPAAVPVHAEE; from the coding sequence GTGGTGCTGGCCAGTTACTCGCTGATGCAGCTCATCTTCAGCCCGCTGTGGGGGCGCCTCTCTGACCGCATCGGCCGCCGCCCGGTGGTGCTCATCAGCGTGGTGGGCTCGGTGCTGGGTTTCACGCTCATGGGCGTGGCGCGCACCTTTCTCATGTTGCTCCTCTCGCGCGTGATCACCGGGATCATGAACTCCAATATCGCGGCGGCGCAGTCGATCATCGCCGACATCACCCCGCCGCGGGACCGCGCCAAGCGCATGGGTCTGACCGGGGTGGCCTTCGGCCTGGGCTTCGTGTTCGGCCCGGCACTGGGCGGCATCCTGAGCCGGTTCAGCTCCTGGGGGCCCGGCTTCCTGGTGCGCGCGGGCGAGGCGCTGGTGGGCGGCAGCGCGCAGCGGCTGGACTTCGGAGCGCCGGCCATGTTCGCCGCGATGCTCTCGGTGGTGAGCCTGGTGCTTGCGGCCACCCTGCTGCCCGAGACCAACCCCGAGCACCTCCGGAGCACGGCGCGCTCCGCCGGCCCGCGCGCGTGGCTGGCCGCGGTGTCCCGCCGCGACGTCGGCGTGCTCATCGTGCTGTTCTTCTTCTCCACCCTGGCGCAATCCATCAGCACCAGCATGATCCCGCTGTTCCTCAAGGAGCACAGCGCCCAGTACGGCTTCCGACCCGACCGCGTGGCGGAGAACACCGGCTACCTGATGGCCTTCGTCGGGGTGATGGTGGCGATCACGCAGGGCGGGATCATCCGGCCGCTCCTGAAGGTGCTGCGCGAACCGTGGCTCATCGTGGCCGGGATGCTGCTGATGGCGATCTCGCTGGTGTGGCTGCCGTATTCACCCTCGATTCCCATCCTGATGGGCTCGCTGCTGTTCCTGGCGGTGGGCAGCGGCATCGGCACGCCCTCGCTCACCAGCCTCATCTCGCGCCGCACCGACGCCGCCATGCAGGGCGTGGTGCTGGGCGCGGCGCAGTCCATGAGCAGTTTCGCGCGCTTCCTGGGGCCGTTGTGGGGGGGCGTCACGCATGAGCGACTGGGCCACGCGGCGCCCTACGTCTCCGGCGGAATCTTCATGGTCCTGGCGTTCATCATCAGCCTGACGGCGCTCCGGCCGGCCGCCGTGCCGGTCCACGCGGAGGAATAG